In a genomic window of Halalkalicoccus sp. CG83:
- a CDS encoding LVIVD repeat-containing protein translates to MRISSDVQNDSGDGEDTGLGARTRRTVLRGAAAALGVTTAVGVGSAHDRSDGGANSKFAVSDHDDRASGDDPEPETRGTSENATRVGYHSLGDVGTETEGGQPEDPHRGGITEIRVRTNEALDRDFAYVGVFSSEDESGNRGMAIIDVTDYTRADGSGDLDDAEMEVVSFLPNNNTGTAIMDVKPNESGDFVFLGTQPITLLYGDVSTSEPEDDPGTGANTGGLIAVDVSDPENPEAVASLSNEVFTTGIHNLFSHRIDGEDYVFANKDIDQDSIAGLYVYRLDRSLAEPTLEPVNYYNVNGDHGREQAAAPVPVPGGDHYCHDNEVIDDPRTGTPTLYLAYWDRGIHALDVSDPSDIEKIGQFDMKQGHFVTPAPELVPLRDEDGNVVEDENGDSVEKRVVVASHEEPSSDYDDGDEGKTNPDSTGTVFLIDADGVHETDGVTEMGELANWTWYDDPAIEFDDFELSPHNCDVSKHVVKPGGKIDEQFWIHQGHYHAGVQFLRIRAGEDDGTTGGLARDHDATDWSITEEGFSRPVEEDLESESGLEGLSGVTPDVWAAVEMNGVTFLSDINQGVHAVHHDDFPVGNETVSTGN, encoded by the coding sequence ATGCGCATTTCGAGCGACGTTCAGAACGACAGCGGTGATGGAGAGGATACCGGACTCGGCGCGCGAACCCGCCGTACGGTTCTGCGCGGCGCGGCGGCCGCGCTCGGCGTCACCACAGCCGTCGGCGTCGGGAGCGCTCACGATCGGAGCGACGGTGGCGCCAACAGCAAGTTCGCCGTGAGCGACCACGACGACCGTGCGAGCGGCGATGATCCCGAACCCGAGACCAGGGGTACGAGCGAAAACGCGACCCGGGTCGGCTATCACAGCCTCGGCGACGTGGGCACCGAGACCGAGGGCGGTCAGCCCGAGGACCCCCATCGGGGTGGTATCACCGAGATCCGGGTTCGGACGAACGAGGCTCTCGACCGCGACTTCGCCTACGTCGGGGTCTTCTCCTCGGAGGACGAGTCGGGGAACCGGGGCATGGCGATCATCGACGTCACGGACTACACTCGAGCGGACGGATCCGGAGACCTCGACGACGCCGAGATGGAGGTCGTCTCCTTCCTCCCGAACAACAACACGGGCACCGCGATAATGGACGTCAAACCCAACGAGAGCGGTGATTTCGTGTTCCTCGGTACACAGCCCATCACGTTGCTTTACGGCGACGTGAGCACGTCGGAGCCCGAGGACGACCCCGGAACCGGCGCAAACACTGGTGGCCTCATCGCGGTCGACGTCTCCGATCCCGAGAACCCGGAGGCCGTCGCCTCCCTCTCCAACGAGGTCTTCACAACGGGGATCCACAACCTCTTCTCGCATCGGATCGACGGCGAGGACTACGTCTTCGCGAACAAGGACATCGACCAGGACAGCATCGCCGGACTGTACGTCTACAGGCTCGATCGGTCGCTGGCCGAACCGACGCTCGAACCGGTCAACTACTACAACGTCAACGGTGACCACGGCCGCGAGCAGGCCGCGGCGCCCGTACCCGTCCCCGGCGGCGACCACTACTGCCACGACAACGAAGTCATCGACGACCCGCGAACCGGCACACCGACGCTGTACCTCGCCTACTGGGATCGAGGCATCCACGCACTCGACGTCTCGGACCCGTCCGACATCGAGAAGATCGGACAGTTCGACATGAAACAGGGACACTTCGTGACGCCCGCGCCCGAGCTCGTCCCGCTTCGCGACGAGGACGGCAACGTCGTCGAGGACGAGAACGGCGACAGCGTGGAGAAACGCGTCGTCGTCGCCAGCCACGAGGAGCCCTCGAGCGACTACGACGACGGTGACGAGGGGAAGACCAACCCCGATAGCACCGGTACCGTCTTCCTGATCGACGCCGACGGCGTCCACGAGACCGACGGCGTCACCGAGATGGGCGAACTCGCGAACTGGACGTGGTACGACGATCCCGCCATCGAGTTCGACGACTTCGAACTCAGCCCGCACAACTGTGACGTCTCGAAGCACGTCGTCAAACCCGGCGGCAAGATCGACGAGCAGTTCTGGATCCATCAAGGACACTACCACGCGGGGGTTCAGTTCCTCCGGATCCGTGCCGGCGAGGACGACGGGACGACCGGCGGGCTCGCCAGGGACCACGACGCCACCGACTGGTCGATCACCGAGGAGGGCTTCTCCCGACCGGTCGAGGAGGATCTCGAATCGGAGTCCGGTCTGGAGGGACTCAGCGGCGTAACGCCGGACGTATGGGCGGCCGTCGAGATGAACGGGGTCACGTTCCTCTCGGACATCAACCAGGGCGTCCACGCCGTCCACCACGACGACTTCCCCGTCGGCAACGAGACGGTCAGCACCGGTAACTGA
- a CDS encoding S8 family peptidase, which translates to MVRSHRRRTILKTAGAVGVASLFPASRAAADTSTIDDALDTTSDASQEVLVVFDTNADVDRLRHLDLDSGYHAFEVLPIGYTELTGSQIETVAGWPNVRYVQRNAELEYYNDDGRDSTRVGSVQTDLGYTGGSVHSVVIDTGIDGDHPDLDGNLVGNWRYVDPLSDSDDTVWKEAGDLDTDDNGHGTHASGSVAADGTQSDGEFRGMAPDADLTVYSAGLTLLLVKAVAAFDHMIARKRAGDTDVQLVSNSYGSSGGADFNPDDALNVASWEAFDANVLPLFSAGNSGSETNTLNDYAKAPHVLGVAATNDDETVTDFSSRGRSPDYDGETNYDRRKALDNLEAYHAADRTETEVDSGSYAGTVGPDSSEFHEWDAPSKAGYVEATLSWDPDAEDVDFYLRKGGENGEIVASSATLDEPEELSGSIEGGETYYFEIRPFLNVAAEYDVEFTAYEGLNRNVDPLGIYRNGVGANGNLVMSTLAPEDPLQAYDDDTEVWYGRISGTSMSCPITAGVATLVIDAYRQNGHGTPDSIDVLNTVETEARDVHDGYTPANIGAGFVDGYEAVRRAEADDLGTFGTVKLVDE; encoded by the coding sequence ATGGTCAGATCACACCGTCGACGGACGATACTGAAAACGGCAGGCGCGGTCGGCGTGGCCTCGTTGTTCCCGGCCAGCCGAGCCGCCGCCGATACCTCCACGATCGACGACGCACTCGATACCACGAGCGATGCGTCCCAGGAGGTCCTCGTGGTCTTCGATACGAACGCGGACGTCGACCGTCTCAGACATCTCGATCTCGATTCCGGTTACCACGCGTTCGAGGTCCTTCCGATCGGCTATACCGAGCTCACCGGCAGCCAGATCGAGACGGTCGCGGGTTGGCCGAACGTGAGATACGTACAACGAAACGCCGAACTGGAGTACTACAACGACGACGGCCGCGACAGCACTCGCGTCGGATCGGTCCAGACCGACCTCGGCTATACCGGAGGAAGCGTTCACTCGGTCGTGATCGATACGGGCATCGACGGTGACCACCCGGACCTCGACGGCAACCTCGTTGGCAACTGGCGCTACGTCGATCCCCTCAGCGACTCGGACGACACGGTCTGGAAGGAGGCCGGCGACCTCGATACCGACGACAACGGTCACGGAACCCATGCCAGCGGAAGCGTCGCTGCCGACGGGACCCAAAGCGACGGCGAGTTTCGTGGCATGGCCCCCGACGCCGACCTCACCGTCTACTCCGCGGGTCTGACCCTGCTTCTGGTCAAGGCGGTCGCCGCGTTCGATCACATGATCGCCCGCAAACGGGCCGGTGACACCGACGTACAACTCGTCTCGAACTCCTACGGCTCCTCGGGAGGTGCCGATTTCAACCCCGACGACGCGCTGAACGTCGCCTCCTGGGAGGCGTTCGACGCGAACGTCCTGCCGCTGTTCTCGGCGGGCAACAGCGGGTCGGAGACGAACACTCTCAACGACTACGCCAAGGCACCCCACGTTCTGGGCGTGGCGGCGACCAACGACGACGAGACCGTAACCGACTTCTCCTCACGCGGTCGCTCGCCGGACTACGACGGTGAAACGAACTACGATCGACGAAAGGCACTCGACAACCTCGAGGCCTACCACGCCGCCGACAGAACCGAGACCGAGGTCGATTCCGGCTCGTATGCGGGGACGGTGGGACCCGACAGCAGCGAGTTCCACGAATGGGACGCCCCCTCGAAGGCCGGGTACGTCGAGGCGACGCTCTCGTGGGACCCCGACGCCGAGGACGTCGACTTCTACCTCCGCAAGGGCGGCGAGAACGGCGAGATCGTCGCCAGCAGCGCGACGCTCGACGAGCCAGAGGAGCTCTCCGGATCGATCGAGGGCGGCGAGACGTACTACTTCGAGATCAGACCGTTCCTCAACGTCGCCGCGGAGTACGACGTCGAGTTCACGGCCTACGAGGGTCTCAACCGGAACGTCGATCCCCTGGGGATCTACCGTAACGGCGTCGGTGCCAACGGCAACCTCGTGATGAGTACGCTCGCACCCGAGGACCCGCTACAGGCGTACGACGACGACACCGAGGTGTGGTACGGTCGTATCAGCGGCACCAGCATGTCCTGTCCGATCACCGCGGGCGTGGCGACGCTGGTCATCGACGCGTACCGCCAGAACGGCCACGGAACGCCCGACTCCATCGACGTGCTCAACACGGTAGAGACCGAGGCACGGGACGTCCACGACGGCTATACGCCCGCGAACATCGGTGCCGGGTTCGTCGACGGATACGAGGCCGTACGACGGGCCGAAGCGGATGATCTCGGGACATTCGGTACGGTGAAGCTGGTCGACGAGTAG
- a CDS encoding helix-turn-helix domain-containing protein, translating to MAKYSTGGSGGGDGGDACELCGADTDSLRTASIAGATLQVCADCAPHDDAKKKSKRRRGGNEDGGGGGNDERDRKQRAARNVAAVRDGQQADSSHWEREGTNYDDDPLPYLLSGYGDRMSEARQEAGLQLSELADELGVPEEQLMAVEQGRAARAGVGGSLIAEIESELDVELAE from the coding sequence ATGGCGAAGTACTCCACCGGCGGTTCGGGCGGCGGCGACGGCGGCGATGCGTGCGAGCTCTGCGGAGCCGACACCGACTCGCTTCGCACCGCCTCGATCGCTGGCGCGACCCTCCAGGTCTGTGCCGACTGTGCGCCACACGACGACGCCAAGAAGAAGTCGAAGCGGAGGCGAGGCGGAAACGAGGACGGCGGAGGCGGCGGGAACGACGAGCGCGATCGGAAGCAGCGTGCCGCGCGCAACGTGGCCGCGGTGCGCGACGGCCAGCAGGCCGACTCCTCACACTGGGAGCGCGAGGGGACGAACTACGACGACGACCCGCTCCCCTACCTCCTCTCGGGCTACGGCGACCGGATGAGCGAGGCGCGCCAGGAGGCCGGCCTCCAGCTCTCGGAGCTCGCCGACGAGCTCGGCGTCCCCGAGGAGCAGCTGATGGCGGTCGAGCAGGGCCGGGCCGCCCGCGCGGGCGTCGGCGGCTCGCTGATCGCGGAGATCGAGTCCGAGCTCGACGTCGAACTCGCCGAGTGA
- a CDS encoding alanyl-tRNA editing protein, with protein MTLTRAPAEPYVREFEATVERIDGRELVLDRSYFYPESGGQPADKGEISGIGISDVRAHDGETIHVLEEESDLEAGDRVDCAVDPAFRTYCMRAHTASHVLYGAGRRLLDDLGYGGFDIGEEKVRIDFETSTEIDDDVLVELERLTNRTVWESRAVSWETVPAEEATSREEVAFNTKTEEGVFGDGEGVRIVTVGEADAGDPIGPSEGTWDVAACGGTHVSNTREIGPVSVLERSNPGEGLTRVELAVGPAAIEHRTATRTAALSAARELGIGVADLPAAVERRNDRIEELEDERDALLDRVVDARIEALREEVVERAGERWLVGSVPDADGDTLSDRARRLAGEEYEVVALVSDERPPTVAVASESGTDAGAIVDDLTDEFGGGGGGGHEFAQGGGIGEEPERIVEFLRN; from the coding sequence ATGACGCTCACCCGCGCGCCCGCCGAGCCGTACGTGAGGGAGTTCGAGGCGACCGTCGAGCGAATCGACGGCCGGGAGCTCGTCCTCGATCGGAGCTACTTCTACCCCGAGAGTGGCGGCCAGCCGGCCGACAAGGGAGAGATCAGCGGGATCGGAATCTCGGACGTCCGGGCCCACGACGGGGAGACGATCCACGTCCTCGAGGAGGAGTCCGACCTCGAGGCCGGCGATCGGGTCGACTGCGCGGTCGATCCGGCGTTCCGCACCTACTGCATGCGGGCACACACCGCGAGCCACGTCCTCTACGGGGCCGGACGACGGCTGCTCGACGACCTCGGCTACGGCGGGTTCGACATCGGCGAGGAGAAGGTCCGCATCGACTTCGAGACCTCCACCGAGATCGACGACGACGTGTTGGTGGAGCTCGAACGGCTCACGAACCGGACGGTCTGGGAGAGCCGAGCCGTGAGCTGGGAGACGGTCCCCGCCGAGGAGGCGACGAGTCGCGAGGAAGTCGCGTTCAACACGAAGACCGAGGAGGGGGTCTTCGGCGACGGTGAGGGGGTGCGGATCGTCACGGTCGGCGAGGCCGACGCCGGCGACCCGATCGGCCCCTCCGAGGGGACGTGGGACGTCGCCGCCTGCGGCGGGACGCACGTCTCGAACACCCGCGAGATCGGTCCCGTAAGCGTGCTCGAGCGTTCGAACCCCGGCGAGGGACTCACCCGAGTGGAGCTGGCGGTCGGTCCCGCCGCCATCGAACACCGCACCGCGACCCGGACGGCGGCGCTGTCGGCGGCCCGTGAGCTCGGGATCGGGGTCGCGGACCTCCCCGCGGCGGTCGAGCGGCGTAACGACCGGATCGAGGAGCTCGAGGACGAACGCGACGCGCTGCTCGATCGGGTGGTCGACGCCCGGATCGAGGCACTGCGCGAGGAGGTCGTCGAGCGTGCCGGCGAGCGCTGGCTCGTCGGCTCGGTGCCGGACGCCGACGGCGACACGCTTTCGGATCGGGCGCGCAGATTGGCCGGCGAGGAGTACGAGGTGGTCGCGCTCGTGAGCGACGAGCGACCGCCGACGGTCGCCGTCGCCTCCGAAAGCGGGACCGACGCGGGCGCGATCGTCGACGACCTCACCGACGAGTTCGGCGGCGGCGGTGGCGGCGGCCACGAGTTCGCTCAGGGAGGCGGGATCGGCGAGGAGCCCGAACGGATCGTCGAGTTTCTCCGAAACTGA
- a CDS encoding ZIP family metal transporter — MSAAQDLFVSIAGTDPVVQGLVGGIVIATLNLIGAVLVFVWRDPSQRSMDVTLGAAAGIMLAASFTSLILPGIEAGGVLPVIVGLVLGVVVLDQADAWVPHIHVLITGQIREDRDSTAAVAEGVDESRVAAVLLFIVAITLHNMPEGLAVGVGFGSGNLDDAISLMVAIGIQNVPEGLAVSVAAINAGFHRTFYAVLTGIRAGLVEIPLAVFGAWAVTVAQPLLPYAMGFAAGGMLFVISDEIIPETHSNGNERLATLGIMAGLIVMLYLDVALEA; from the coding sequence ATGAGCGCCGCACAGGACCTCTTCGTCTCCATCGCTGGAACGGATCCCGTGGTTCAAGGGCTCGTCGGGGGGATCGTGATCGCCACGCTCAACCTGATCGGCGCGGTCCTGGTGTTCGTCTGGCGCGATCCGTCGCAACGCTCCATGGACGTGACGCTCGGGGCCGCGGCCGGCATCATGCTCGCCGCCAGTTTCACCAGTCTCATCCTCCCCGGTATCGAGGCCGGCGGGGTCCTCCCCGTGATCGTCGGTCTCGTCCTCGGAGTCGTGGTGCTCGATCAGGCGGACGCCTGGGTGCCACACATCCACGTCCTCATCACGGGGCAGATCAGGGAGGACCGCGATTCGACGGCCGCCGTCGCGGAGGGGGTCGACGAGTCGCGAGTCGCCGCCGTCCTCCTGTTCATCGTGGCGATAACGCTCCACAACATGCCCGAAGGGTTGGCCGTCGGCGTCGGATTCGGGTCGGGAAACCTCGACGATGCGATCTCGCTGATGGTGGCGATCGGAATACAGAACGTCCCGGAGGGGCTCGCCGTCTCGGTCGCGGCCATCAACGCGGGGTTTCACCGGACGTTCTACGCGGTGCTCACCGGGATTCGCGCCGGACTCGTCGAGATCCCGCTCGCAGTCTTCGGCGCCTGGGCCGTCACCGTCGCCCAGCCACTTCTCCCCTACGCGATGGGCTTCGCCGCCGGAGGGATGCTGTTCGTGATCAGCGACGAGATCATCCCCGAGACCCACTCCAACGGGAACGAACGTCTCGCTACGCTCGGGATAATGGCCGGTCTGATCGTGATGCTCTACCTCGACGTGGCGCTCGAGGCCTGA
- a CDS encoding acyl-CoA dehydrogenase family protein: MELTAEQQAIRDVVREFAVEELEPRAAEADRTQSFPEEVWDGLADLDLTGLTTPEEYGGYDADRLTYSVVNEELAYGHLSVATALSVHCLATSCIAEFGSEDLKERWLPEMVSGRPVGAFALSEPEAGSNPAEMSTHAERDGDEYVIDGKKQWITNGARAGVIVLFAKTGEDEITQFLVPANAEGLEIGKKEEKLGLRASDTTALLFDEVRISAENRLTEEGRGLSAALSILTGGRIGIASQAVGLSQAAMDDALAYSKEREQFGGPIADVQTVQHKLAEMETRLRAARLLTREAARREDAGEDPRLDASIAKLFASEAAMEITNEALQIHGGYGYTTDFDVERYYRDARITTIYEGTSQIQKNVIARELLD; the protein is encoded by the coding sequence ATGGAGCTCACCGCGGAACAGCAGGCGATCCGTGACGTAGTCCGGGAGTTCGCCGTCGAGGAGCTCGAACCGAGGGCCGCCGAGGCCGATCGCACCCAGTCGTTTCCGGAGGAGGTCTGGGACGGGCTGGCCGACCTCGACCTGACGGGGCTGACGACCCCCGAGGAGTACGGCGGCTACGACGCCGATCGTCTCACTTACAGCGTCGTCAACGAGGAACTCGCCTACGGCCACCTCTCGGTCGCGACCGCCCTCTCGGTCCACTGTCTCGCCACCTCGTGCATCGCGGAGTTCGGCTCCGAGGATCTGAAGGAACGATGGCTGCCCGAGATGGTCTCGGGGAGGCCCGTCGGCGCGTTCGCGCTCTCTGAGCCCGAGGCGGGGTCGAACCCTGCCGAGATGAGCACCCACGCCGAGCGCGACGGCGACGAGTACGTCATCGACGGCAAGAAGCAGTGGATCACGAACGGCGCGCGGGCGGGCGTGATCGTCCTCTTCGCGAAGACCGGGGAGGACGAGATCACGCAGTTCCTCGTCCCTGCGAACGCCGAGGGGCTCGAGATCGGGAAGAAGGAGGAGAAGCTCGGACTGCGAGCGAGCGATACGACCGCGCTACTGTTCGACGAGGTCCGGATCTCCGCGGAGAACCGTCTCACCGAGGAGGGCCGCGGACTGAGCGCCGCGCTCTCGATTCTGACCGGCGGCCGGATCGGGATCGCGAGCCAGGCGGTCGGGCTCTCGCAGGCGGCGATGGACGACGCGCTCGCCTACTCGAAGGAACGCGAGCAGTTCGGCGGTCCGATCGCCGACGTTCAGACGGTCCAGCACAAGCTTGCGGAGATGGAAACGCGGCTCCGGGCGGCACGACTGCTCACCCGCGAGGCCGCCCGCCGGGAGGACGCGGGCGAGGACCCGCGGCTCGACGCGAGCATCGCGAAGCTCTTCGCGAGCGAGGCGGCGATGGAGATCACCAACGAGGCGCTTCAGATCCACGGCGGCTACGGCTACACAACCGACTTCGACGTCGAGCGGTACTACCGCGACGCACGCATCACGACGATCTACGAGGGTACCAGCCAGATCCAGAAGAACGTGATCGCCCGCGAGCTCTTGGACTGA
- the cysE gene encoding serine O-acetyltransferase — MFGRLSEDVAAVKRRDPAARGTWDVLLCYPGMHALWLYRPTHALWNRGFRLTARVLSTLVRLITGVEIHPGAEIGRRCVIDHGAGVVIGETAEIGDDVLMYHGCTLGGDANHPGKRHPTVGDDVVLGANATLIGAITVGDGASVGAGSVVVSSVPEGTTVAGNPATPIDSGA; from the coding sequence ATGTTCGGCAGGCTTAGCGAGGACGTTGCCGCCGTCAAGCGTCGCGATCCGGCCGCTCGAGGCACCTGGGACGTGCTGCTCTGCTACCCAGGGATGCACGCGCTGTGGCTCTACCGGCCGACTCACGCCCTCTGGAACCGCGGCTTCCGACTGACCGCGCGGGTGCTCTCGACGCTCGTTCGGCTGATCACCGGCGTCGAGATCCACCCGGGTGCCGAGATCGGCCGTCGGTGCGTCATCGACCACGGCGCCGGGGTCGTGATCGGCGAGACCGCTGAGATCGGCGACGACGTGCTGATGTATCACGGCTGTACGCTCGGCGGGGACGCGAACCACCCGGGAAAGCGCCACCCCACAGTCGGGGACGACGTCGTCCTCGGGGCGAACGCCACGCTGATCGGCGCGATCACCGTCGGGGACGGGGCGAGCGTCGGCGCCGGCTCGGTCGTCGTCTCCTCCGTTCCGGAGGGGACGACCGTCGCCGGAAACCCCGCGACGCCGATCGACTCCGGCGCCTGA
- a CDS encoding CAP domain-containing protein, producing the protein MILRTLWRAITTVLGAALLVGVLLSLLWTASLMGLVDTGEVDSPVVEDVVEPPQWFVDSPLVWEVPAGEQTGGPQETPEAPEGSSPPEGDPGTTSTDGGVTSDEVEAEIHDQVNEIRAERGLSELEHDDEIASVARIHSQDMNERDYFSHTNPEGETPADRFGDLYPAECRAVGENLAYIQTGAGGYGSAEEIADRIVQGWMDSDGHRENLLREDWDSEGIGVYIEDGRIDATQNFCTTT; encoded by the coding sequence GTGATCCTCCGGACGCTCTGGCGGGCGATCACGACGGTCCTGGGTGCGGCGCTGCTCGTCGGCGTGCTGTTGAGCCTGCTCTGGACCGCCTCCCTGATGGGGCTGGTCGACACCGGCGAGGTCGACTCGCCCGTAGTCGAGGACGTCGTCGAGCCACCGCAGTGGTTCGTCGACTCGCCGCTGGTTTGGGAGGTCCCGGCGGGCGAGCAGACCGGAGGCCCACAGGAGACGCCCGAGGCACCGGAGGGCTCCTCGCCGCCCGAAGGTGATCCCGGGACGACGAGCACCGACGGCGGCGTGACCTCCGACGAGGTCGAAGCCGAGATCCACGACCAGGTCAACGAGATCCGTGCCGAACGCGGCCTCTCAGAGCTCGAGCACGACGACGAGATCGCGTCGGTCGCCCGGATCCACAGCCAGGACATGAACGAGCGCGATTACTTCAGCCACACCAACCCGGAGGGCGAGACGCCGGCAGACCGCTTCGGCGATCTCTACCCTGCGGAGTGTCGGGCGGTAGGTGAGAACCTCGCGTACATCCAGACCGGCGCCGGCGGTTACGGTTCGGCGGAGGAGATCGCAGACCGGATCGTTCAGGGCTGGATGGACTCCGACGGTCACCGCGAGAACCTGCTTCGCGAGGACTGGGACTCCGAGGGGATCGGCGTCTACATCGAGGACGGCCGGATCGACGCCACCCAGAACTTCTGTACGACCACGTGA
- a CDS encoding TIGR04282 family arsenosugar biosynthesis glycosyltransferase: MTTVCVLADPPREGLVLPELSESGPLSPSEAADLYAAMLADVCLAIERSGGELLVNYRPAELLPDEHADVESEAAVRSTLEGILEEPLRTKPQVGSTFAARAGNTTTHLLEREEVDSVAIVEPTAALLSRTHIDSAAMKLRHSPVVLGPASDGRVHYAGFTEPIDFEGAYEPPAVETLTWRGRDAGHDVDFLPMLPTVETPDDLATLVPLIRARAAAERIIPVHTATWIDDRDLRVEDDELVMG; this comes from the coding sequence GTGACTACCGTTTGCGTACTCGCCGACCCGCCGCGCGAGGGACTGGTCCTGCCCGAACTGAGCGAGTCAGGGCCGCTGTCGCCGTCCGAGGCGGCCGACCTCTACGCGGCGATGCTCGCCGACGTCTGTCTCGCGATCGAGCGAAGCGGCGGCGAACTGCTCGTCAACTACCGGCCGGCGGAGCTGCTTCCGGACGAGCACGCGGACGTCGAGAGCGAGGCGGCGGTCCGATCGACGCTCGAGGGCATCCTCGAGGAGCCGCTGCGAACGAAGCCCCAGGTCGGCTCGACGTTCGCTGCGCGGGCGGGAAACACCACGACCCACCTGCTCGAACGGGAGGAGGTCGACTCGGTCGCGATCGTCGAGCCCACCGCGGCGCTGCTCTCGCGGACGCACATCGACAGCGCCGCGATGAAGCTCCGACACAGCCCGGTGGTGCTCGGGCCCGCGAGCGACGGACGGGTCCACTACGCGGGGTTCACCGAACCGATCGACTTCGAGGGGGCCTACGAGCCGCCCGCGGTGGAGACGCTCACCTGGCGCGGCCGCGACGCCGGTCACGACGTCGACTTCCTGCCGATGCTGCCGACCGTCGAGACGCCCGACGACCTGGCGACGCTCGTCCCGCTGATCCGTGCACGTGCTGCTGCAGAGCGGATCATCCCCGTACATACCGCGACCTGGATCGACGATCGGGACCTGCGCGTCGAGGACGACGAACTAGTGATGGGGTAA
- a CDS encoding LVIVD repeat-containing protein, translating into MVIDPTPSRRTVLKVLGATGALGSIGTVSARPPQQDPDELRLFSEQAVDGAMEVVAQETHAYVATGDGMGIVDWRNPNRPELVADIEASEPDEIGGDDEGEVGGVLDVKVEDDLAVMAHNGGTGITTVDVSDPTDPEELAFHDAHHVHNAFLKDGYAYLTINESDENTFSEARTDIVDVSDPTDPEKIGEYRLADDFPEFAAGGVSPNHDVYVQDDLLYQVYWDAGVVVADVSDPTDPELVAQFGDAPEADTPQPDPFPLERYYAGDGNAHYVQPSPDGGLTFVGDEKFPNRLEADPDTEQYGGIRIFDTSDWDDVEQVGFISPPDVNVGLRTSHNFDVTQNRIHTSWYNGGVRVYDVTDETDPEELYFYNPDGYSFWTAVRERGFTLGGIYGARSDDHAGGISFLHADRGRSRSPSFEGSAPPERPGLGPEPDK; encoded by the coding sequence ATGGTAATCGATCCAACACCGAGTCGACGAACGGTACTCAAAGTACTGGGCGCCACCGGAGCGCTCGGAAGCATCGGGACGGTAAGCGCACGACCGCCACAGCAGGACCCCGACGAGCTCCGGCTGTTCAGCGAGCAGGCGGTGGATGGCGCGATGGAGGTCGTCGCACAGGAGACCCACGCCTACGTGGCGACCGGTGACGGGATGGGGATCGTCGACTGGCGTAATCCGAATCGACCGGAACTGGTCGCGGATATCGAGGCGTCGGAGCCTGATGAGATCGGCGGCGACGACGAGGGCGAGGTCGGCGGCGTTCTCGATGTGAAGGTCGAGGACGACCTCGCCGTGATGGCCCACAACGGCGGAACGGGGATCACGACCGTCGACGTAAGCGACCCCACGGATCCCGAAGAGCTGGCCTTCCACGACGCCCATCATGTCCACAACGCCTTCCTGAAGGACGGATATGCCTACCTCACGATCAACGAGTCGGATGAGAACACGTTCAGCGAGGCGCGCACGGATATCGTCGACGTGAGTGACCCGACGGACCCCGAGAAGATCGGCGAGTACCGACTCGCGGACGATTTCCCCGAATTTGCGGCCGGGGGGGTCAGCCCGAATCACGACGTCTACGTCCAAGACGACCTCCTCTATCAGGTGTACTGGGATGCAGGCGTCGTCGTCGCGGACGTGAGCGACCCGACTGATCCCGAGCTGGTCGCTCAGTTCGGCGACGCACCCGAGGCGGACACGCCGCAGCCGGATCCCTTCCCACTAGAACGGTACTATGCCGGCGATGGGAACGCCCACTACGTCCAGCCGTCGCCCGACGGCGGTCTCACGTTCGTCGGCGACGAGAAGTTCCCGAACCGCCTGGAGGCGGATCCCGACACCGAGCAGTACGGCGGCATCCGGATCTTCGACACGAGCGACTGGGACGACGTAGAGCAGGTCGGGTTCATCTCGCCACCGGACGTCAACGTCGGCCTTCGGACGTCACACAACTTCGACGTGACGCAGAACCGGATCCACACGTCGTGGTACAACGGTGGCGTCCGGGTGTACGACGTTACCGACGAGACGGACCCCGAGGAGTTGTACTTCTACAACCCCGACGGGTACTCGTTCTGGACCGCCGTCCGTGAACGCGGATTCACGCTCGGGGGTATCTACGGAGCCCGTTCGGACGATCATGCAGGCGGCATCTCGTTCCTCCATGCCGACCGCGGACGAAGTCGATCGCCGTCGTTCGAGGGAAGCGCACCGCCAGAGCGCCCCGGCCTGGGTCCCGAGCCCGACAAGTAG